The Bacteroidota bacterium DNA segment ATGCCCGAAAAAGACCCGGTCCGTCTGTTTTTTAGCGAAAAACCGGGTGTTCTCATTCAGGTAAGCGATACCGCTGCCGTGGAAAAAGCGCTTAAAGGCAACGATATCCTTTTTTACAGGATAGGACAGACCACGGAAGAGAAAAAAGTGGCTATTCAAAACGGATGGGATCTTGATATCGACCATTACCGAGACGTATGGTACACAACGTCTTATTATTTCGACAGGAAGCAATCGGGGGAAAAGCTTGCCCTGGAACGTTTCAGCAACTATAAAAAGCAGGATCTGCGTTTCGACTTCCATAAATCCTTCAAAGGCAAGGCAAAGGATTACGGCATTGAACCGGGCCGCCGCAAGACCAGCGGCATCAGGGCTGCCATACTGCGTGAAAAAGGTGTGAATGGCGACCGGGAAATGGCTTATATGCTGCACCTTGCAGGATTCGATGTGAAGGATGTCCACATGACCGACCTTATCACCGGCAGGGAGACACTGGATGATGTGCATTTCATTGTTTATACCGGCGGATTCAGCAACTCCGACGTGCTGGGTTCGGCAAGGGGCTGGGCAGGCGCTTTCCTGTATAACCCCAGGGCCAAGGAAACCCTTGATCGCTACTATGCCCGGGAAGATACACTCAGCCTGGGCGTGTGCAACGGATGCCAGCTCATGACCGAACTGGGTCTCCTCTACCCCGATCACGAAGAACAACCCATAATGCATGCAAACGACTCAGGAAAGTTCGAATCGGCATTCCTGAATGTTGACATCAGGGAAAACAATTCCGTGCTCCTGAGTTCCCTTGCAGGATCCAGGCTTGGTATCTGGGTAGCCCACGGAGAAGGGAAGTTTGAGTTCCCCTATGATGAAGATAATTATTGTATTCCCATAAAGTATACCTATGAGGAATACCCGGGCAACCCCAACGGATCCGATTTCGCGGCAGCAGCCGTCTGTTCCAACGATGGCAGGCACCTCGCCATGATGCCGCACCTCGAACGGGCTTTCCTGCCCTGGCAATGGGCCTATTACCCGGAAAAACGAACCAGCGATGAAATCACCCCCTGGATGGAAGCTTTTGTTAACGCCAGGAAGTGGGTCAAAGAAAACCTCAAATAAACCCTTACATGCCGAAAATCACTCTCATCACCGGGGCAACAGCGGGCATAGGAGAAGCCTGCGCCCAAAAGTTCGCCACGGAAGGCCACAATCTCATCATTACCGGCAGGCGCCGGGATAGACTGGAAAAACTTTCTGCCGGCCTGGTAAAAACATACCAAATAAAAGTCTGTCCCCTGGTTTTTGATGTCAGAGATAAAAATGAAGTTTTTAAAGCCATTGATTCCCTCGATGAAGATTGGAAATCAATCGACATCCTGATCAACAACGCAGGATTATCGCAGGGACTTGACCCGGTGCAGGAAGGCAATCCCGACGACTGGGACACCATGATCGACACAAATGTAAAGGGTCTTTTATACGTTACCCGCGCAGTAGCCCCGCTCATGATGCAAAGAGGCCAGGGCCATATCATTAACATAGGTTCTATCGCCGGGAAGGAAGTATATCCTGGCGGTAATGTTTATTGTGCGACCAAACACGCTGTGGAAGCACTTTCCAAAAGCATGCGGCTTGATATGTTCCGTCATGGCATCAAAGTATCGCAGGTCTCACCGGGTGCCGTGGAAACAGAATTTTCCATGGTCAGGTTTAAAGGCGACCGGGAAAGGGCGAAAAAAGTATATGAAGGATATAAACCGCTGACCGCTGAAGATATTGCCGAAGTAACGTGGTTTATCGCTGCAGCTCCATCACACGTCAATATCCAGGATGTTCTCGTTATGCCCATGGCCCAGGCCAATTCTTCGACTTTTCATAAAAAGCAGACGAATATTCAATAAAAGGCTGGTTTTGTAAATTTTATTTTTTTATTACCTTTGCTCTCCCCTCACCGGGGATAACCAATTTTATTGCGTATGGAGGTAACTCGACTCTTTGACCTGTTGCCGTATCATAAAAATAAATTCCAGCCAAAAGACGATGTCCTGGCAGGAAAAGAAGACGGTGTATGGATCAAATACAGCATCGACCAGTATATCGAAGCAGCTGAAAACATCAGCTACGGCTTTCTGAAACTGGGAGTCCAAAAGGGCGACAAGATCGCTACCATTTCCAACAACAGGCCCGAATGGAATTTTCTGGATATGGGCATAGCCCAGACCGGCGCCATCCATGTACCGATCTACCCCACCATCAGCGAGGCCGATTACAAGTATATCCTGAATCATGCTGAGGTTAAATATGTTTTCGTTGCCGGTCAGGAACTGCTCAGGAAAATTGAGCATATCCTGCCTGAAGTCCCCAGTTTGAAAGGCTTATATACTTTCCGGCATATCGATACGGTTAAGCATCTGAAAGACCTGATCGACCTTGGCAAAGCCAATCCCGTACCCGAAAAGCTACAGGAAATACGCGATTCCATCAAACCCGACGATATAACTACCCTCATCTATACTTCCGGAACCACAGGAGTTCCCAAAGGAGTGATGCTGACGCACGCCAACCTTCTCAGCAATGTGGAAGGGGTTTACCGTATCTTTCCCCTTGATGAGACCTGCATCGGACTAAGTTATCTGCCGCTGTGCCATGTGTATGAGCGCATGAACATTTACACCTACCAGTATCTCGGTGTTTCCATTTATTATGCTGAAAACATGGGGACTATCGGCGATAACATCAGGGAAATATCCCCGCATATCCTTACCACCGTGCCGCGCCTCCTGGAAAAGGTTTATGACAAGATACTCGCCAAAGGGCGCAAACTGAAAGGAGTTAAGAGAAACATTTTCTTCTGGGCGGTTAACCTGGCTAATGCTTACGAACTCAAGGGAAAGAGCCCTTTTTACAGGATGCAGCTCGCCATTGCCGATAAACTGGTATTCAGCAAATGGAGGGAAGCGCTCGGAAACCGCATGAGAGTGATCGTATCTGGTGGAGCAGCATTACAGCCAAGGCTGGCCAGAATATACACCGCAGCCGGCATACCTGTCCTGGAAGGCTACGGACTGACAGAAACCTCACCGGTTATCGCCGTGAACAACTTCGACCCCGGCGGACAAAAATTCGGAACCGTCGGCCCTCCCTTGCATAACGTGCAGGTGAAAATAGGCGACGACGGAGAGATCCTGGCCAAAGGACCCAATGTCATGGTTGGCTATTACAAGGAACCCGAACTGACAAAGGAAGTCCTTACCCCCGACGGTTGGTTCCATACCGGCGATATGGGCATGATCGACGAAGACGGCCACCTGAAAATCACCGGAAGGAAAAAAGAGATCTTCAAGACTTCCCTCGGTAAATACATCAGCCCCCAGCTCCTGGAAAACCGTTTCAAAGAAAGTCCTTTCATCGATGCCGCAATGGTGGTCGGAGAACATCAGAAATATGCCGCTGCACTTATCGTACCCGATTTTGTCTACCTGCGCTCATGGTGCGGCGTGAAAGGGATCCCCTACACATCCGATGAGGATATGATCACCCACAAAGAGATCAAAGACCGCATCAAAAAAGAAATCGACCATTACAACTCCTTCTTCGGAACCACCGAAAAAGTGATGAGCCACGATATCCTCGGGAAAGAATGGTCGGTCGAGAACGGAGAACTAACCGCCAGCCTTAAACTCAGAAGAAACTTCATCCACGAAAAGTACAAAGAGAATATTGAGAGGCTTTTTGCGGGGAAATAACCTTGGGAGTGATAACGGTTTATTTCATGGAGGATTAACAAAGCGTTGCAGGGTGCAGGTTACAGGTTGCAAGTTGCAACCTGCCGCCTGCAACCTGCAACCTGAAATTAATCCTTCCCCATACTCAAATTCATCATTTTATATCCGCATCCTCTTCCCCTTTATCTTTCTGATGCCCGTTATTTTCACTTTTTTTCTCTTCTTCCTTCTTTCCCTTCAGATACTCCGGCAACTCCATTCCTGCCTGGCGGAACAGATCCTGCAAGGGTGGGATGGCGGTCATCAGGCTGGAGAAAAAATTGGCTGTGGCTGAAGTATGGCCGTCTTTACCGCTTGACATGGTATCCCAAACGGTAACCTTGTCGATCTTCAGGTTCTTAACAGCTTCCACCTGGGTTCTCACCAGCTCGGGCAGTTTGTCGGCAATCATCATCATTACCGCTTTCTGTGCATCCTTTTCAGCTGCCTGTACAAGTTCTTTAAATCCCTCCGCCTGTTTGTCAAGGATCTCGAATATCCCTTTTCCTTCCGCTTCCATCTTCATAAAAATGGCATCGGCATCTCCTCTGGCATGCCTGCGGGTTTGCTCCGCGATGGCCTCTGCAGCTATCTCCACCTTCTCCTTATCTATGATGGCAGGAACGATGATATCGGCTTTACGGGTAGCTTCCTCCCTTTTCGCACGGACGGTCTCGGCTTCTCTTTCTGCTGCGTATGCTTCTTCAAGGGCTTTGGCCTCGTTGACCTTTTCGGCGGCAACCGCAAGTCGTTCGGCTTCAGCTTCTTTCTCTCGACGCGTGGCATTGGAATTGGCAATTTGTATCTTGGCCGTATTCTCACCTTCCACAGCACTGGCATCAGCCTGTGATACCTTGATACGCTGGTCTTTCAGGGCATTCGCTTCACCAATGGATCCGTCACGGTTCTTCTCAGCCACACTCCGCTTTGCATCGTTGATAGCTTTGGCAGCCGCTTCCTTACCCAGAGCCTCTATATAACCCGATTCATCATTGATATCGGTCACATTCACGTTGATCAGCTTCAACCCTACTTTCTTCAGTTCCGCTTCCACATTCCTGGAAACAGCATCCAGGAAAAGATCGCGGTTGCTGTTGATCTCCTCAATGTCCATGGTGGCAACTACCAGACGAAGCTGTCCGAAAATAATATCCTTGGCCAGATTGCTGATGCTCTCCTGCGAAAGCCCCAGCAAACGCTCGGCAGCGTTCGACATAACACCTGCTTCCGTAGAGATCCCCACGGTAAAAATCGATGGAACATCAACCCGGATGTTCTGCTTGCTCAGCGCGCTGCGCAGATTGATCTCAATGGAAATCGGCGTCAGATCCAGGAACTCATAATCCTGGATGACCGGCCAGATAAAGGCTGCACCCCCATGGATGCACTTGGATGAACGGTACTCGGCAAGTCCTCCCCTGCCAATTTTTCCGTAAACAACCAGAATACGATCCGACGGACAACGCTTGTACCTCCTGAGAAAGGTTACGATCAGGATAAAAACAAAAAGTGCCGCAAGAATTACAATAATGACTAAATACTGTCCCATAAATATTTGATTTAAAGATTATCTGCTAACTTTCACCAACAATGCATCATCGTTGATCACCCCGGTGACCACAATCACCGATCCGGTAGGAATGCTTTCCGTTTCATCGGTGATGGCATCCAGCGTCTGGAAACCCTGAACGCGTATCTGCACCTTTCCCATCCCTTTCCTGGAAGGAGGAATGGTCAGGTAAACAGTACCGATTTTCCCCACTGCATTCTGCAGCTTCAGTGTCCCGTCTTCTCCAAGCTTTCCCAAATAATAGATCAGGGAAGCCATGATAAGCATCATCAGCAACCCTGCAAGCGAACTGATCAAAATGGTGAGTCCGAGCGACCATCCGGCCGACAAACAGAAAATACCCGTCCACCCGAATATGGTGAAAAAGGCCATGAGGTTCTTGATGCTGATGAACTGAAAACCGATGCCTTCATCGGTGCCAACCGTCATATCGGGATCTCCATCCGAGGCGGTTGCCTCAAAATCACCCCCGATAAACGTCATTACAAGCATGATCAGAAATATCAGGGTAAAGGGAAGGGCAATCAGCCAGTAAACCTTTTCCGCGGTTTCCATGGCTTGCCACCAGGTTTCAATGCTGAGTATCATGATGCAAGGGTTTTAATGAATGGGTAATAAAGATAAGGCAATTTTACCGTAAGTGAAGAAACAAAGTGTATTTTTATTCTGTTATCCGGAAAAAACCCTTGCATTACAGGAAATATGCAGACAGCCGTATGAAATATCCGCGTAATTCAACCTACCATGATTATGTCAGGATGGCGGCGGATTTTTTTATCCGCCACCCGGAGCTGCCCGGGCATCCCGGACTGATGACGGGAAATGCCGGTGTATGCCTCTTCCTGTTTCATGCTGCCAATTATCTTCAGGATGCAAAGCTTTACGACCATGCGGCAGACAGGCTGAACCGGGTTACCACTGCTGTCTGTAATAATATTTCGTTCACCGACGGTTTGCCGGGGATAGGATGGACTCTTGCTTTCCTGGCAAAGCGTGGATTTGTCAGGATAAACTCCACCGGTCTCCAATCCCTCTACGATGACCCGGTTATGGAGATCATGCTTAAAAACATGCATGAATCCGTTTAT contains these protein-coding regions:
- a CDS encoding SDR family oxidoreductase; the encoded protein is MPKITLITGATAGIGEACAQKFATEGHNLIITGRRRDRLEKLSAGLVKTYQIKVCPLVFDVRDKNEVFKAIDSLDEDWKSIDILINNAGLSQGLDPVQEGNPDDWDTMIDTNVKGLLYVTRAVAPLMMQRGQGHIINIGSIAGKEVYPGGNVYCATKHAVEALSKSMRLDMFRHGIKVSQVSPGAVETEFSMVRFKGDRERAKKVYEGYKPLTAEDIAEVTWFIAAAPSHVNIQDVLVMPMAQANSSTFHKKQTNIQ
- a CDS encoding flotillin family protein, encoding MGQYLVIIVILAALFVFILIVTFLRRYKRCPSDRILVVYGKIGRGGLAEYRSSKCIHGGAAFIWPVIQDYEFLDLTPISIEINLRSALSKQNIRVDVPSIFTVGISTEAGVMSNAAERLLGLSQESISNLAKDIIFGQLRLVVATMDIEEINSNRDLFLDAVSRNVEAELKKVGLKLINVNVTDINDESGYIEALGKEAAAKAINDAKRSVAEKNRDGSIGEANALKDQRIKVSQADASAVEGENTAKIQIANSNATRREKEAEAERLAVAAEKVNEAKALEEAYAAEREAETVRAKREEATRKADIIVPAIIDKEKVEIAAEAIAEQTRRHARGDADAIFMKMEAEGKGIFEILDKQAEGFKELVQAAEKDAQKAVMMMIADKLPELVRTQVEAVKNLKIDKVTVWDTMSSGKDGHTSATANFFSSLMTAIPPLQDLFRQAGMELPEYLKGKKEEEKKSENNGHQKDKGEEDADIK
- a CDS encoding long-chain fatty acid--CoA ligase, with amino-acid sequence MEVTRLFDLLPYHKNKFQPKDDVLAGKEDGVWIKYSIDQYIEAAENISYGFLKLGVQKGDKIATISNNRPEWNFLDMGIAQTGAIHVPIYPTISEADYKYILNHAEVKYVFVAGQELLRKIEHILPEVPSLKGLYTFRHIDTVKHLKDLIDLGKANPVPEKLQEIRDSIKPDDITTLIYTSGTTGVPKGVMLTHANLLSNVEGVYRIFPLDETCIGLSYLPLCHVYERMNIYTYQYLGVSIYYAENMGTIGDNIREISPHILTTVPRLLEKVYDKILAKGRKLKGVKRNIFFWAVNLANAYELKGKSPFYRMQLAIADKLVFSKWREALGNRMRVIVSGGAALQPRLARIYTAAGIPVLEGYGLTETSPVIAVNNFDPGGQKFGTVGPPLHNVQVKIGDDGEILAKGPNVMVGYYKEPELTKEVLTPDGWFHTGDMGMIDEDGHLKITGRKKEIFKTSLGKYISPQLLENRFKESPFIDAAMVVGEHQKYAAALIVPDFVYLRSWCGVKGIPYTSDEDMITHKEIKDRIKKEIDHYNSFFGTTEKVMSHDILGKEWSVENGELTASLKLRRNFIHEKYKENIERLFAGK